Proteins from a genomic interval of Macrobrachium nipponense isolate FS-2020 chromosome 33, ASM1510439v2, whole genome shotgun sequence:
- the LOC135203142 gene encoding peptidylprolyl isomerase domain and WD repeat-containing protein 1-like isoform X2, with translation MAALLEYFIALFDEIMSESEAKRKIEEEEEESSDDDGWIGPKPEEAVVEPKPKKIKVLEYEQMYLDNMPCAEYYEKSYMHRDTVTHVVVTKTDFVITGSCDGHIKFWKKQEEGVEFVKHFRAHMTNLQHLAANFSGTRLVSISNDKSLKVFDVENFDMINMMKLHFVPNTAEWIHPVSDPLHTVAVSDAESPKIFIFDGHGTNEPLHVLDSLHTKPVTIIKYNVAYDVIISVDEIGMIEYWSGTKNDYQTATCVNFESKLDTDLFEFVKNKTFPRCLAVSPQGSQFATLGADKKVRVFKFLTGKLTRVFDESLQHYVELQQKKQQIPNMEFGRRMAVERDVEKGGALGVCNLVYDESGHFLLYATMLGVKVVNLFTNRLVRTIGKPENLRILNLALFQGKVKKNKGTITMEMEASDNPALDSVKADPTLVATAFRKNRFYLFTRRDATDTKSVDTDRDVFNEKPSKEDIIAATEQGGGQRLYETAIIHTSLGDITLKLFPKECPKTVENFCVHAKNGYYNGHLYHRVIKQFMIQTGDPLGTGVGGESIWGGEFEDEFHPSLRHDRPYTVSMANAGPNTNGSQFFITVVPTPWLDNKHTVFGRVTRGMEVVQNISNVKCNPKTDKPYDDISILNVTVK, from the exons ATGGCAGCTCTATTAG AATATTTCATAGCATTATTTGATGAAATAATGAGTGAATCAGAGGCTAAGAGAAAaatagaagaggaggaagaggagagtagCGATGATGATGGATGGATTGGACCAAAACCTGAGGAAGCAGTAGTAGAGCCCAAACCTAAAAAGATAaaag TGTTGGAATATGAGCAAATGTACCTGGATAATATGCCTTGTGCCGAGTATTATGAGAAGAGTTACATGCACCGTGACACTGTCACACATGTAGTGGTTACCAA AACAGACTTTGTTATTACTGGGAGCTGTGATGGGCATATAAAATTCTGGAAGAAACAGGAGGAAGGGGTGGAATTTGTGAAGCACTTTCGAGCACACATGACAAATCTGCAGCACCTGGCAGCAAATTTCTCTGGTACCAGACTTGTTTCAATATCAAATGATAAATCGCTCAAGGTGTTTGATGTTGAAAATTTTG ATATGATAAACATGATGAAATTACATTTTGTACCTAACACTGCTGAGTGGATTCACCCCGTTTCTGATCCTTTGCATACGGTTGCTGTGTCGGATGCAGAATCtccaaagatttttatttttgatggccATGGGACAAATGAACCATTACATGTGCTTGATTCACTTCACACCAAACCAGTTACGATTATCAAG tacaaTGTGGCCTATGATGTTATAATTTCGGTTGATGAGATTGGTATGATTGAGTACTGGTCTGGAACAAAGAATGACTACCAGACAGCCACTTGTGTCAACTTTGAATCAAAACTAGACACTGATTTGTTtgaatttgtgaaaaataaaacgTTCCCAAGATGCTTAGCAGTCtctcctcaaggatcccagttTGCTACCCTTGGAGCAGATAAAAAG GTTCGTGTCTTTAAATTTTTGACGGGCAAGTTAACCCGAGTGTTTGATGAGAGCTTACAGCATTATGTAGAATTGCAACAGAAGAAACAGCAAATACCTAATATGGAGTTTGGACGAAG AATGGCTGTGGAGAGAGATGTTGAGAAAGGTGGCGCATTAGGAGTTTGCAACCTGGTTTATGATGAAAGTGGTCATTTTCTTCTCTATGCCACTATGCTGGGTGTGAAAGTTGTTAATTTGTTTACCAATCGCCTTGTGAGAACAATTGGCAAGCCTGAAAATTTAAGAATATTGAATCTTGCCTTATTCCAG GGAAAAGTGAAGAAAAACAAAGGCACCATCACAATGGAAATGGAAGCCTCGGATAATCCAGCCCTAGATTCCGTGAAAGCAGACCCCACTCTGGTTGCAACAGCATTCAGAAAAAATCGTTTCTACCTCTTTACCAGGAGAGATGCAACAGATACCAAGAGTGTAGACACTGATCGTGATGTGTTTAACGAGAAGCCATCTAAAGAAGACATTATTGCAGCAACTGAACAAGGAG GTGGACAGAGACTCTATGAGACTGCCATCATTCACACATCTCTGGGGGATATTACACTGAAGCTCTTCCCAAAAGAATGTCCCAAGACTGTGGAGAATTTCTGTGTCCATGCAAAGAATGGCTACTACAATGGACATCTGTATCATCGGGTTATTAAACAGTTTATGATTCAAACTGGAGATCCTCTTG GCACTGGGGTTGGTGGAGAGAGCATCTGGGGAGGAGAGTTTGAAGACGAGTTCCATCCATCACTAAGACATGATCGGCCATATACCGTCAGTATGGCCAATGCAGGTCCCAATACCAATGGGTCACAATTCTTCATCACAGTTGTTCCCACA CCCTGGTTGGACAACAAGCACACAGTCTTTGGTCGTGTAACTCGTGGAATGGAAGTTGTACAGAATATTTCAAATGTTAAATGTAATCCAAAAACTGACAAACCATATGATGACATAAGTATCTTGAATGTAACTGTGAAATAA
- the LOC135203142 gene encoding peptidylprolyl isomerase domain and WD repeat-containing protein 1-like isoform X1 codes for MAALLEYFIALFDEIMSESEAKRKIEEEEEESSDDDGWIGPKPEEAVVEPKPKKIKVLEYEQMYLDNMPCAEYYEKSYMHRDTVTHVVVTNRTDFVITGSCDGHIKFWKKQEEGVEFVKHFRAHMTNLQHLAANFSGTRLVSISNDKSLKVFDVENFDMINMMKLHFVPNTAEWIHPVSDPLHTVAVSDAESPKIFIFDGHGTNEPLHVLDSLHTKPVTIIKYNVAYDVIISVDEIGMIEYWSGTKNDYQTATCVNFESKLDTDLFEFVKNKTFPRCLAVSPQGSQFATLGADKKVRVFKFLTGKLTRVFDESLQHYVELQQKKQQIPNMEFGRRMAVERDVEKGGALGVCNLVYDESGHFLLYATMLGVKVVNLFTNRLVRTIGKPENLRILNLALFQGKVKKNKGTITMEMEASDNPALDSVKADPTLVATAFRKNRFYLFTRRDATDTKSVDTDRDVFNEKPSKEDIIAATEQGGGQRLYETAIIHTSLGDITLKLFPKECPKTVENFCVHAKNGYYNGHLYHRVIKQFMIQTGDPLGTGVGGESIWGGEFEDEFHPSLRHDRPYTVSMANAGPNTNGSQFFITVVPTPWLDNKHTVFGRVTRGMEVVQNISNVKCNPKTDKPYDDISILNVTVK; via the exons ATGGCAGCTCTATTAG AATATTTCATAGCATTATTTGATGAAATAATGAGTGAATCAGAGGCTAAGAGAAAaatagaagaggaggaagaggagagtagCGATGATGATGGATGGATTGGACCAAAACCTGAGGAAGCAGTAGTAGAGCCCAAACCTAAAAAGATAaaag TGTTGGAATATGAGCAAATGTACCTGGATAATATGCCTTGTGCCGAGTATTATGAGAAGAGTTACATGCACCGTGACACTGTCACACATGTAGTGGTTACCAA CAGAACAGACTTTGTTATTACTGGGAGCTGTGATGGGCATATAAAATTCTGGAAGAAACAGGAGGAAGGGGTGGAATTTGTGAAGCACTTTCGAGCACACATGACAAATCTGCAGCACCTGGCAGCAAATTTCTCTGGTACCAGACTTGTTTCAATATCAAATGATAAATCGCTCAAGGTGTTTGATGTTGAAAATTTTG ATATGATAAACATGATGAAATTACATTTTGTACCTAACACTGCTGAGTGGATTCACCCCGTTTCTGATCCTTTGCATACGGTTGCTGTGTCGGATGCAGAATCtccaaagatttttatttttgatggccATGGGACAAATGAACCATTACATGTGCTTGATTCACTTCACACCAAACCAGTTACGATTATCAAG tacaaTGTGGCCTATGATGTTATAATTTCGGTTGATGAGATTGGTATGATTGAGTACTGGTCTGGAACAAAGAATGACTACCAGACAGCCACTTGTGTCAACTTTGAATCAAAACTAGACACTGATTTGTTtgaatttgtgaaaaataaaacgTTCCCAAGATGCTTAGCAGTCtctcctcaaggatcccagttTGCTACCCTTGGAGCAGATAAAAAG GTTCGTGTCTTTAAATTTTTGACGGGCAAGTTAACCCGAGTGTTTGATGAGAGCTTACAGCATTATGTAGAATTGCAACAGAAGAAACAGCAAATACCTAATATGGAGTTTGGACGAAG AATGGCTGTGGAGAGAGATGTTGAGAAAGGTGGCGCATTAGGAGTTTGCAACCTGGTTTATGATGAAAGTGGTCATTTTCTTCTCTATGCCACTATGCTGGGTGTGAAAGTTGTTAATTTGTTTACCAATCGCCTTGTGAGAACAATTGGCAAGCCTGAAAATTTAAGAATATTGAATCTTGCCTTATTCCAG GGAAAAGTGAAGAAAAACAAAGGCACCATCACAATGGAAATGGAAGCCTCGGATAATCCAGCCCTAGATTCCGTGAAAGCAGACCCCACTCTGGTTGCAACAGCATTCAGAAAAAATCGTTTCTACCTCTTTACCAGGAGAGATGCAACAGATACCAAGAGTGTAGACACTGATCGTGATGTGTTTAACGAGAAGCCATCTAAAGAAGACATTATTGCAGCAACTGAACAAGGAG GTGGACAGAGACTCTATGAGACTGCCATCATTCACACATCTCTGGGGGATATTACACTGAAGCTCTTCCCAAAAGAATGTCCCAAGACTGTGGAGAATTTCTGTGTCCATGCAAAGAATGGCTACTACAATGGACATCTGTATCATCGGGTTATTAAACAGTTTATGATTCAAACTGGAGATCCTCTTG GCACTGGGGTTGGTGGAGAGAGCATCTGGGGAGGAGAGTTTGAAGACGAGTTCCATCCATCACTAAGACATGATCGGCCATATACCGTCAGTATGGCCAATGCAGGTCCCAATACCAATGGGTCACAATTCTTCATCACAGTTGTTCCCACA CCCTGGTTGGACAACAAGCACACAGTCTTTGGTCGTGTAACTCGTGGAATGGAAGTTGTACAGAATATTTCAAATGTTAAATGTAATCCAAAAACTGACAAACCATATGATGACATAAGTATCTTGAATGTAACTGTGAAATAA
- the LOC135203142 gene encoding peptidylprolyl isomerase domain and WD repeat-containing protein 1-like isoform X3, translating into MSESEAKRKIEEEEEESSDDDGWIGPKPEEAVVEPKPKKIKVLEYEQMYLDNMPCAEYYEKSYMHRDTVTHVVVTNRTDFVITGSCDGHIKFWKKQEEGVEFVKHFRAHMTNLQHLAANFSGTRLVSISNDKSLKVFDVENFDMINMMKLHFVPNTAEWIHPVSDPLHTVAVSDAESPKIFIFDGHGTNEPLHVLDSLHTKPVTIIKYNVAYDVIISVDEIGMIEYWSGTKNDYQTATCVNFESKLDTDLFEFVKNKTFPRCLAVSPQGSQFATLGADKKVRVFKFLTGKLTRVFDESLQHYVELQQKKQQIPNMEFGRRMAVERDVEKGGALGVCNLVYDESGHFLLYATMLGVKVVNLFTNRLVRTIGKPENLRILNLALFQGKVKKNKGTITMEMEASDNPALDSVKADPTLVATAFRKNRFYLFTRRDATDTKSVDTDRDVFNEKPSKEDIIAATEQGGGQRLYETAIIHTSLGDITLKLFPKECPKTVENFCVHAKNGYYNGHLYHRVIKQFMIQTGDPLGTGVGGESIWGGEFEDEFHPSLRHDRPYTVSMANAGPNTNGSQFFITVVPTPWLDNKHTVFGRVTRGMEVVQNISNVKCNPKTDKPYDDISILNVTVK; encoded by the exons ATGAGTGAATCAGAGGCTAAGAGAAAaatagaagaggaggaagaggagagtagCGATGATGATGGATGGATTGGACCAAAACCTGAGGAAGCAGTAGTAGAGCCCAAACCTAAAAAGATAaaag TGTTGGAATATGAGCAAATGTACCTGGATAATATGCCTTGTGCCGAGTATTATGAGAAGAGTTACATGCACCGTGACACTGTCACACATGTAGTGGTTACCAA CAGAACAGACTTTGTTATTACTGGGAGCTGTGATGGGCATATAAAATTCTGGAAGAAACAGGAGGAAGGGGTGGAATTTGTGAAGCACTTTCGAGCACACATGACAAATCTGCAGCACCTGGCAGCAAATTTCTCTGGTACCAGACTTGTTTCAATATCAAATGATAAATCGCTCAAGGTGTTTGATGTTGAAAATTTTG ATATGATAAACATGATGAAATTACATTTTGTACCTAACACTGCTGAGTGGATTCACCCCGTTTCTGATCCTTTGCATACGGTTGCTGTGTCGGATGCAGAATCtccaaagatttttatttttgatggccATGGGACAAATGAACCATTACATGTGCTTGATTCACTTCACACCAAACCAGTTACGATTATCAAG tacaaTGTGGCCTATGATGTTATAATTTCGGTTGATGAGATTGGTATGATTGAGTACTGGTCTGGAACAAAGAATGACTACCAGACAGCCACTTGTGTCAACTTTGAATCAAAACTAGACACTGATTTGTTtgaatttgtgaaaaataaaacgTTCCCAAGATGCTTAGCAGTCtctcctcaaggatcccagttTGCTACCCTTGGAGCAGATAAAAAG GTTCGTGTCTTTAAATTTTTGACGGGCAAGTTAACCCGAGTGTTTGATGAGAGCTTACAGCATTATGTAGAATTGCAACAGAAGAAACAGCAAATACCTAATATGGAGTTTGGACGAAG AATGGCTGTGGAGAGAGATGTTGAGAAAGGTGGCGCATTAGGAGTTTGCAACCTGGTTTATGATGAAAGTGGTCATTTTCTTCTCTATGCCACTATGCTGGGTGTGAAAGTTGTTAATTTGTTTACCAATCGCCTTGTGAGAACAATTGGCAAGCCTGAAAATTTAAGAATATTGAATCTTGCCTTATTCCAG GGAAAAGTGAAGAAAAACAAAGGCACCATCACAATGGAAATGGAAGCCTCGGATAATCCAGCCCTAGATTCCGTGAAAGCAGACCCCACTCTGGTTGCAACAGCATTCAGAAAAAATCGTTTCTACCTCTTTACCAGGAGAGATGCAACAGATACCAAGAGTGTAGACACTGATCGTGATGTGTTTAACGAGAAGCCATCTAAAGAAGACATTATTGCAGCAACTGAACAAGGAG GTGGACAGAGACTCTATGAGACTGCCATCATTCACACATCTCTGGGGGATATTACACTGAAGCTCTTCCCAAAAGAATGTCCCAAGACTGTGGAGAATTTCTGTGTCCATGCAAAGAATGGCTACTACAATGGACATCTGTATCATCGGGTTATTAAACAGTTTATGATTCAAACTGGAGATCCTCTTG GCACTGGGGTTGGTGGAGAGAGCATCTGGGGAGGAGAGTTTGAAGACGAGTTCCATCCATCACTAAGACATGATCGGCCATATACCGTCAGTATGGCCAATGCAGGTCCCAATACCAATGGGTCACAATTCTTCATCACAGTTGTTCCCACA CCCTGGTTGGACAACAAGCACACAGTCTTTGGTCGTGTAACTCGTGGAATGGAAGTTGTACAGAATATTTCAAATGTTAAATGTAATCCAAAAACTGACAAACCATATGATGACATAAGTATCTTGAATGTAACTGTGAAATAA